One Rhinolophus sinicus isolate RSC01 linkage group LG06, ASM3656204v1, whole genome shotgun sequence DNA window includes the following coding sequences:
- the SLC22A11 gene encoding solute carrier family 22 member 11 isoform X3, translating into MATNWSEAATEPCVDGWVYDHSTFTSTIVAEWGLVCDNQSLKPKGQAIFMAGILLGSLTWGFLSYWFGRKPMLSWCCLQVAVANTSTVFASSFLAYCGLRFLSAFGLAGIILTTATLLVEWTTTCRRDFTMTMLGCIYSTGQMALGGLAFALRDWRALQLAVSTPFFAVFLISWWLPESARWLIITGKPDRALQELKKVARINGHKEAEKTLSMEVLMSSMKEEVASARAHQSVLELFRVPTLRRRSCCLCVTSFAIMFSYYGLVFDLQNLGSDIFLLQVLFGAVDFLGRGANTFLLRFFGRRGILASFQAMAGLSILANILVPRDFQTLRVVFAVLAKGCYGVSLTCFAVYKPELFPTSLRMTADGFLNSVGRLGAVTGPLIRITHQVLPLLPPFSYGVIPIASSLILLFFVPETRGLPLPDTIQDLEKQRPAAATGNRREVVITESTWF; encoded by the exons ATGGCCACCAACTGGAGTGAGGCTGCCACGGAGCCGTGTGTGGATGGCTGGGTCTACGACCACAGCACCTTCACCTCCACCATCGTGGCCGAG TGGGGCCTGGTGTGTGACAACCAGAGCCTGAAGCCCAAGGGCCAGGCCATCTTCATGGCCGGGATCCTGCTGGGGTCCCTCACCTGGGGCTTCCTCTCCTACTG GTTTGGGCGAAAGCCAATGCTGAGCTGGTGCTGCCTGCAGGTGGCCGTGGCCAACACCAGCACCGTCTTTGCCTCCAGTTTCCTGGCCTATTGTGGCCTCCGTTTTCTGAGTGCTTTCGGATTGGCCGGCATCATCCTGACCACGGCGACACTCT TGGTGGAGTGGACCACGACCTGCAGGAGGGATTTCACCATGACGATGCTGGGATGCATCTACAGCACAGGCCAGATGGCCCTGGGCGGTCTGGCCTTCGCCCTGCGGGACTGGCGAGCCCTCCAGCTGGCTGTGTCAACACCTTTCTTTGCCGTCTTCTTGATATCCTG GTGGCTGCCAGAGTCTGCACGATGGCTAATTATTACAGGAAAACCAGACCGAGCACTTCAGGAACTCAAAAAGGTGGCCAGGATAAATGGCCACAAGGAAGCCGAAAAGACACTGTCCATGGAG GTACTGATGTCCAGCATGAAGGAGGAGGTGGCCTCGGCAAGGGCCCACCAGTCGGTGCTGGAACTGTTCCGCGTGCCCACCCTCCGCCGGAGAAGCTGCTGTCTGTGCGTGACGAG TTTCGCCATCATGTTCTCTTATTACGGGCTGGTCTTCGACCTCCAGAACCTGGGGAGTGACATCTTCCTCCTCCAGGTCCTCTTTGGAGCTGTGGACTTCCTGGGCCGGGGCGCCAACACCTTCTTGCTACGGTTCTTTGGCCGCCGTGGGATCCTGGCCAGCTTCCAGGCCATGGCCGGGCTCTCCATTCTGGCCAACATACTGGTGCCACGAG ACTTTCAGACTCTGCGTGTGGTCTTCGCTGTACTAGCAAAGGGATGTTATGGTGTCAGCTTAACCTGCTTCGCTGTCTACAAACCTGAACTCTTTCCAACTTCACTGCG GATGACAGCAGATGGTTTCCTGAACTCAGTAGGTCGGCTAGGCGCTGTGACTGGACCCCTGATCCGGATAACCCACCAGGTCCTGCCCCTGCTGCCCCCCTTCTCCTACGGTGTTATCCCCATCGCTTCCAGCCTCATTCTCCTATTCTTCGTCCCGGAGACCCGGGGACTTCCACTCCCTGACACCATCCAGGACCTGGAGAAGCA GAGACCGGCAGCGGCCACGGGCAACCGGCGAGAGGTGGTCATTACAGAAAGCACCTGGTTCTAG
- the SLC22A11 gene encoding solute carrier family 22 member 11 isoform X2, with the protein MAFAELLERAGGVGLFQTLQVVTLLLPSMFVPSQLLVDNFSVATPGHRCWVHMLDNGSEVPTNLTPKALLAISIPLGPNHEPHQCRRFRHPQWQLLDPNTMATNWSEAATEPCVDGWVYDHSTFTSTIVAEWGLVCDNQSLKPKGQAIFMAGILLGSLTWGFLSYCFLAYCGLRFLSAFGLAGIILTTATLLVEWTTTCRRDFTMTMLGCIYSTGQMALGGLAFALRDWRALQLAVSTPFFAVFLISWWLPESARWLIITGKPDRALQELKKVARINGHKEAEKTLSMEVLMSSMKEEVASARAHQSVLELFRVPTLRRRSCCLCVTSFAIMFSYYGLVFDLQNLGSDIFLLQVLFGAVDFLGRGANTFLLRFFGRRGILASFQAMAGLSILANILVPRDFQTLRVVFAVLAKGCYGVSLTCFAVYKPELFPTSLRMTADGFLNSVGRLGAVTGPLIRITHQVLPLLPPFSYGVIPIASSLILLFFVPETRGLPLPDTIQDLEKQRPAAATGNRREVVITESTWF; encoded by the exons ATGGCGTTCGCTGAGCTCTTGGAGCGAGCTGGGGGCGTGGGCCTCTTCCAGACCCTGCAGGTCGtgactctcctcctcccctccatgTTCGTACCCTCCCAATTACTTGTGGACAACTTCTCGGTCGCCACCCCGGGCCACCGCTGCTGGGTCCACATGCTGGACAATGGCTCTGAGGTCCCCACAAACCTCACCCCCAAGGCCCTCCTGGCCATCTCCATCCCACTGGGTCCCAACCATGAGCCCCACCAGTGTCGCCGCTTCCGCCATCCACAGTGGCAGCTCCTGGACCCCAACACCATGGCCACCAACTGGAGTGAGGCTGCCACGGAGCCGTGTGTGGATGGCTGGGTCTACGACCACAGCACCTTCACCTCCACCATCGTGGCCGAG TGGGGCCTGGTGTGTGACAACCAGAGCCTGAAGCCCAAGGGCCAGGCCATCTTCATGGCCGGGATCCTGCTGGGGTCCCTCACCTGGGGCTTCCTCTCCTACTG TTTCCTGGCCTATTGTGGCCTCCGTTTTCTGAGTGCTTTCGGATTGGCCGGCATCATCCTGACCACGGCGACACTCT TGGTGGAGTGGACCACGACCTGCAGGAGGGATTTCACCATGACGATGCTGGGATGCATCTACAGCACAGGCCAGATGGCCCTGGGCGGTCTGGCCTTCGCCCTGCGGGACTGGCGAGCCCTCCAGCTGGCTGTGTCAACACCTTTCTTTGCCGTCTTCTTGATATCCTG GTGGCTGCCAGAGTCTGCACGATGGCTAATTATTACAGGAAAACCAGACCGAGCACTTCAGGAACTCAAAAAGGTGGCCAGGATAAATGGCCACAAGGAAGCCGAAAAGACACTGTCCATGGAG GTACTGATGTCCAGCATGAAGGAGGAGGTGGCCTCGGCAAGGGCCCACCAGTCGGTGCTGGAACTGTTCCGCGTGCCCACCCTCCGCCGGAGAAGCTGCTGTCTGTGCGTGACGAG TTTCGCCATCATGTTCTCTTATTACGGGCTGGTCTTCGACCTCCAGAACCTGGGGAGTGACATCTTCCTCCTCCAGGTCCTCTTTGGAGCTGTGGACTTCCTGGGCCGGGGCGCCAACACCTTCTTGCTACGGTTCTTTGGCCGCCGTGGGATCCTGGCCAGCTTCCAGGCCATGGCCGGGCTCTCCATTCTGGCCAACATACTGGTGCCACGAG ACTTTCAGACTCTGCGTGTGGTCTTCGCTGTACTAGCAAAGGGATGTTATGGTGTCAGCTTAACCTGCTTCGCTGTCTACAAACCTGAACTCTTTCCAACTTCACTGCG GATGACAGCAGATGGTTTCCTGAACTCAGTAGGTCGGCTAGGCGCTGTGACTGGACCCCTGATCCGGATAACCCACCAGGTCCTGCCCCTGCTGCCCCCCTTCTCCTACGGTGTTATCCCCATCGCTTCCAGCCTCATTCTCCTATTCTTCGTCCCGGAGACCCGGGGACTTCCACTCCCTGACACCATCCAGGACCTGGAGAAGCA GAGACCGGCAGCGGCCACGGGCAACCGGCGAGAGGTGGTCATTACAGAAAGCACCTGGTTCTAG
- the SLC22A11 gene encoding solute carrier family 22 member 11 isoform X1, whose translation MAFAELLERAGGVGLFQTLQVVTLLLPSMFVPSQLLVDNFSVATPGHRCWVHMLDNGSEVPTNLTPKALLAISIPLGPNHEPHQCRRFRHPQWQLLDPNTMATNWSEAATEPCVDGWVYDHSTFTSTIVAEWGLVCDNQSLKPKGQAIFMAGILLGSLTWGFLSYWFGRKPMLSWCCLQVAVANTSTVFASSFLAYCGLRFLSAFGLAGIILTTATLLVEWTTTCRRDFTMTMLGCIYSTGQMALGGLAFALRDWRALQLAVSTPFFAVFLISWWLPESARWLIITGKPDRALQELKKVARINGHKEAEKTLSMEVLMSSMKEEVASARAHQSVLELFRVPTLRRRSCCLCVTSFAIMFSYYGLVFDLQNLGSDIFLLQVLFGAVDFLGRGANTFLLRFFGRRGILASFQAMAGLSILANILVPRDFQTLRVVFAVLAKGCYGVSLTCFAVYKPELFPTSLRMTADGFLNSVGRLGAVTGPLIRITHQVLPLLPPFSYGVIPIASSLILLFFVPETRGLPLPDTIQDLEKQRPAAATGNRREVVITESTWF comes from the exons ATGGCGTTCGCTGAGCTCTTGGAGCGAGCTGGGGGCGTGGGCCTCTTCCAGACCCTGCAGGTCGtgactctcctcctcccctccatgTTCGTACCCTCCCAATTACTTGTGGACAACTTCTCGGTCGCCACCCCGGGCCACCGCTGCTGGGTCCACATGCTGGACAATGGCTCTGAGGTCCCCACAAACCTCACCCCCAAGGCCCTCCTGGCCATCTCCATCCCACTGGGTCCCAACCATGAGCCCCACCAGTGTCGCCGCTTCCGCCATCCACAGTGGCAGCTCCTGGACCCCAACACCATGGCCACCAACTGGAGTGAGGCTGCCACGGAGCCGTGTGTGGATGGCTGGGTCTACGACCACAGCACCTTCACCTCCACCATCGTGGCCGAG TGGGGCCTGGTGTGTGACAACCAGAGCCTGAAGCCCAAGGGCCAGGCCATCTTCATGGCCGGGATCCTGCTGGGGTCCCTCACCTGGGGCTTCCTCTCCTACTG GTTTGGGCGAAAGCCAATGCTGAGCTGGTGCTGCCTGCAGGTGGCCGTGGCCAACACCAGCACCGTCTTTGCCTCCAGTTTCCTGGCCTATTGTGGCCTCCGTTTTCTGAGTGCTTTCGGATTGGCCGGCATCATCCTGACCACGGCGACACTCT TGGTGGAGTGGACCACGACCTGCAGGAGGGATTTCACCATGACGATGCTGGGATGCATCTACAGCACAGGCCAGATGGCCCTGGGCGGTCTGGCCTTCGCCCTGCGGGACTGGCGAGCCCTCCAGCTGGCTGTGTCAACACCTTTCTTTGCCGTCTTCTTGATATCCTG GTGGCTGCCAGAGTCTGCACGATGGCTAATTATTACAGGAAAACCAGACCGAGCACTTCAGGAACTCAAAAAGGTGGCCAGGATAAATGGCCACAAGGAAGCCGAAAAGACACTGTCCATGGAG GTACTGATGTCCAGCATGAAGGAGGAGGTGGCCTCGGCAAGGGCCCACCAGTCGGTGCTGGAACTGTTCCGCGTGCCCACCCTCCGCCGGAGAAGCTGCTGTCTGTGCGTGACGAG TTTCGCCATCATGTTCTCTTATTACGGGCTGGTCTTCGACCTCCAGAACCTGGGGAGTGACATCTTCCTCCTCCAGGTCCTCTTTGGAGCTGTGGACTTCCTGGGCCGGGGCGCCAACACCTTCTTGCTACGGTTCTTTGGCCGCCGTGGGATCCTGGCCAGCTTCCAGGCCATGGCCGGGCTCTCCATTCTGGCCAACATACTGGTGCCACGAG ACTTTCAGACTCTGCGTGTGGTCTTCGCTGTACTAGCAAAGGGATGTTATGGTGTCAGCTTAACCTGCTTCGCTGTCTACAAACCTGAACTCTTTCCAACTTCACTGCG GATGACAGCAGATGGTTTCCTGAACTCAGTAGGTCGGCTAGGCGCTGTGACTGGACCCCTGATCCGGATAACCCACCAGGTCCTGCCCCTGCTGCCCCCCTTCTCCTACGGTGTTATCCCCATCGCTTCCAGCCTCATTCTCCTATTCTTCGTCCCGGAGACCCGGGGACTTCCACTCCCTGACACCATCCAGGACCTGGAGAAGCA GAGACCGGCAGCGGCCACGGGCAACCGGCGAGAGGTGGTCATTACAGAAAGCACCTGGTTCTAG